A stretch of DNA from Anopheles gambiae chromosome X unlocalized genomic scaffold, idAnoGambNW_F1_1 X_unloc_76, whole genome shotgun sequence:
acgtgttccgctccataccgtgtcaagtcactcgtctgacacggaagtagccagctcttgtccactagtgtaaaggaacggtctccagaccaagtcaagtcactcgtctgacaaggaaagagcacgcaccaagcttcaccagagcacggcaccacggtccccagaccaagatggttcgttgcgccatcgaggaaggggcacgcgatcccttgctacactcaactaagtacactcttgctctcacaaaagtatcccctgtgtcgacgtggtccccagaccaagacgagcttgcgcacatcgaggaaggggcacacggacaaaccaccaagcatgggtcgcctgagaggatcgatgcgaacgcatctctacaactcgcagctcccagcctgaagtcccgtcgtttgcgggcggttgataggtgtcgaaactaggtatatccacgttgggcagagctcaagccaacggcgttcccagttacggtactaacacgtgcagcgaactccactcgttgcggcctaggtatagcgggatgagacgccgggctgcagacgcagactccaacggatctcagagggttgttaggcccgctagcttccgaacacctaatgggtttgagaagcgctatcagctcggattggctacgaccttagaggcgttcaggcataatccagcggacgtagcgtcataccaaagtccggtcggactagtattgagccagtggtccgtacctgtggttcctctcgtactgcacaggaattccgttaagatagcgactataagcacacaccagtagggtaaaactaacctgtctcacgacggtctaaacccagctcacgttcccttgaaagggtgaacaatcctacgcttggtgaattttgcttcacaatgataggaagagccgacatcgaaggatcaaaaagccacgtcgctatgaacgcttggcggccacaagccagttatccctgtgacatcggcctattgcgaatgctcaccgtgtgtttgtgtgacgtggtgctaaagaagaaattcgaaaagtgcccaaaatgtgcctgagttgcactattttagtgtaaacagtgcatctgagcacgaaaaaaggtgtaaagaagtgatccgcgcatgaaaaaaccacaaaattgtgaaaaaagttttgcgtcatccagcccatactgggccaaggtttcgccggatctctgttttcagcgatataatttgcccagattctcgccgggtgcggtttttaaggccagcgggtggccaaagaacgttcatccagtgaaaaccgatcgaaaatcgcccgttctgtgaccgaaaaaagtgaaataatatttaatattattcggggaacaaatttatgaaaattcggttccgggtgaaattgggtgggttgactgtacggcccctgacggaccgattgttaaggtgccgtcacacgagtaaccatagtttaggtgaccatcgacgtgcagaaaatttttgttttttttgtgacatctgCCAATTGCGAATACTcaccgtgtgcttgtgcgacgtggtgcaaaaacagaaattcgaaaaaagtgcccaaaatgtgcctgagttgcactattttagtgtaaacagtgtatctgagcacgaaaaaaggtgtgacaTCAGTTTGACAGCTAAGCAGAGGAATTTCAAAGTGGCATAACTTCGGCACCCGCCAAGCTATCCCGACGGGAAAGTGTTGCCTGTGGAAGCGGtatcgaaatctttcagggcagggtgaaatatttcactttggaaatatttcacattttgaattttttttttttttttttttttttttttttttttttttttttttcttctcttcaaaaaaaaaccatcttccATGTGCGCGGGCGTCAGGcagagtgcgtcgggctgccatcaaaccctcaagtaggtgcgcgtttgtgaaagcggccctgaaatctttcagggagggtgaaatatttcacttttgaaatatttcaaaatttgaaatttttcaacatttcaaaaatccgttctccatcggttttcttgacgaacctaaaaccgggggtcggtttctgacgcctcgttggcgagagtgcgggcgttaggcatagtgcgtcgggctgccaacaaaccctcaagtaggtgcgcgcaacgttgaaaccaacatgtcggggctgggcggtgatgcccatcccgaagggagctcgggacgagtacttcgcccgagggctcgatcggtgtccctcaaccgggtcgacgcattaaaagtgtctgactcaacaccggtggagccaccacccaccgcaggcatcgtctacttgagtgatgatgaagaagaagaattgaactgcacgatcctcgcgggcccgtcgggattagcagttccaccaatggggaaggtgccattggtagtgctggacaagttgcccagccagagtcaacagcgcgaggagatgacggtaccggccacctcaacaccaaaggctggtaagtgttcttctgctgaaccatctctctcagAGATGAACGAGAGCTTGAAGCTCCTGGCCATGCAGGTTGCTCAGCTCTCAAAGGAGCTTAGCCTCTGCCGTAAGGGGCTCcaggaaagtttgatgaaaaatgcggcgcttgaacgggagctcgaaacgtacaggatgggcgcccgttcggtcatcgagctgcagcagcaagcagcagcagccccaatgatgacagcccagggagcccacagctctcgcaaccgtcgcggtcgccaaggaccacagcagcaggagcagcggcagcagcagcaacagcatcagcagcgggaacagcagcagcagcagcagcagcagcagcagcagcagcagcagcagcaacaacaacagcagcagcggaaccagcagcgtgaatggcagcagcagcagcagcagcagcagcatcaacagcgagaacagcagcagcagcaacgggtgcagcaacagaatcagcagcaccaacgtcagcagcagcagcagcagcagcagcggcaacagcaacagcagcaggagcagcaagaattatggacgacggtagtgcgccgccgtcaaaatacacagcagcagcagcagtctaaccaaccgcagcaacaacaacagcagactgggcggtatcagccgccgcaaatgaggcagcagctacagcagcaacagcagcaacgacagccacagcgatatgtggtcgcaggctcgtcgcaacagcagcagcagcagcatcaacagcagcagcagaagcgtaagcgtcctaagcccgaactgatagagatctctcctggtcagaacgagactttcgagagcgtctccttgaaaatccgtaaagccgttgacgataatggcacacataaggagttaaaggatttcatcatcatgggccggcgcacagataaggcgttgctacgactgacgcttgctagatccgcaaacgcgaccttaattctccagcagatccgaacgatcatcggcgaggctggaacttgtcgacacgtgacggaaatggcggccttggtagtaaacgacatcgaccccctagccaaggaggaagagcttacagctctccttgaaaacaagatcgagggtggggcaggcatcgtctcaacgagcattaggacaatgccggatggcacccagcgggcacgcgtccgtctgccagccaaggccgccaaagcgctggatggtacgaag
This window harbors:
- the LOC133394925 gene encoding putative uncharacterized protein DDB_G0288537, which codes for MSGLGGDAHPEGSSGRVLRPRARSVSLNRVDALKVSDSTPVEPPPTAGIVYLSDDEEEELNCTILAGPSGLAVPPMGKVPLVVLDKLPSQSQQREEMTVPATSTPKAGKCSSAEPSLSEMNESLKLLAMQVAQLSKELSLCRKGLQESLMKNAALERELETYRMGARSVIELQQQAAAAPMMTAQGAHSSRNRRGRQGPQQQEQRQQQQQHQQREQQQQQQQQQQQQQQQQQQQQQRNQQREWQQQQQQQQHQQREQQQQQRVQQQNQQHQRQQQQQQQQRQQQQQQEQQELWTTVVRRRQNTQQQQQSNQPQQQQQQTGRYQPPQMRQQLQQQQQQRQPQRYVVAGSSQQQQQQHQQQQQKRKRPKPELIEISPGQNETFESVSLKIRKAVDDNGTHKELKDFIIMGRRTDKALLRLTLARSANATLILQQIRTIIGEAGTCRHVTEMAALVVNDIDPLAKEEELTALLENKIEGGAGIVSTSIRTMPDGTQRARVRLPAKAAKALDGTKLRLGFCISRVKMAPPTPKEHLRCYRCLEHGHNARDCRSPVDRQNVCIRCGQEGHKAGTCMEEIRCGKCDGPHVIGDRTCDRSATQ